From a single Nostoc edaphicum CCNP1411 genomic region:
- a CDS encoding sterol desaturase family protein — MTNHSFWYYFFSLFGITLARYFLIAGGAYLLFYLVLGKSLANKSLRLKPLMSGSVKKDIELSVLSAVVFAICGAFIISEYSLGATLLYTDIWKYGLWYLVVSFIAVLVLQDTYFYFIHRIFHQPLIFKWMHYGHHRSGEPTPWSSSAFDLPEAIVQGLFFVGVSFIVPLHFITLVAALVIMTVWAVLTHLGFEVFPSSSKNNWIGRWLIGSTHHSIHHRKYKVHYGLYFTFWDKLLGTEDPNYENDSH, encoded by the coding sequence TTGACAAACCACTCTTTTTGGTATTATTTCTTTTCCCTGTTTGGTATCACTCTTGCCCGATACTTTCTGATAGCTGGGGGAGCATACTTGCTCTTTTATTTAGTTTTGGGAAAGTCCCTCGCCAACAAGAGTTTGCGTTTAAAACCGTTGATGAGTGGTTCCGTTAAAAAGGATATCGAATTATCGGTACTATCCGCAGTAGTTTTTGCTATTTGTGGAGCGTTTATCATCTCAGAGTATAGTTTGGGAGCAACGCTGTTATACACTGATATATGGAAGTACGGACTGTGGTATTTGGTAGTTAGCTTTATTGCAGTGCTTGTTCTTCAGGATACTTACTTTTATTTTATCCACCGGATATTTCACCAGCCTTTGATTTTTAAGTGGATGCATTATGGGCACCACCGTTCAGGAGAGCCAACGCCCTGGAGTTCTTCTGCATTCGACTTACCAGAAGCGATCGTCCAAGGACTTTTCTTTGTAGGTGTAAGCTTTATAGTTCCGCTGCATTTTATCACTTTAGTTGCCGCACTTGTGATTATGACAGTATGGGCAGTCCTTACCCATCTCGGATTTGAGGTATTTCCCTCCTCATCTAAAAACAACTGGATTGGAAGGTGGCTTATCGGCTCTACGCATCATTCTATACATCATCGCAAATACAAAGTACACTACGGTTTGTATTTTACCTTCTGGGACAAACTGCTTGGTACTGAAGACCCTAATTATGAAAACGATAGTCATTAA
- a CDS encoding YegS/Rv2252/BmrU family lipid kinase: MNRSACLIFNPVAGQGDPDIELAEIRSILEPDIDLDIYLTTKEIDADQLAYAAVERGVDAIIASGGDGTLSAAAAAVVGTDIPFGIISRGTANAFATALGIPDTIADACKTIVEGGTRLVDVAYCNDQPMVLLVGIGFEAETVELADRDSKNRFGMMAYVLAGIQQLRNLHNFDVEIETEDRIIKTSACAVTVANAAPPTSVLAQGPAGLIYDDGLLDLTIVAPANKAGAIAATFHLFQTASTGNATERNDIGFLRAKQFKITTEPPQKVVLDGEIVGTTPVEIKCVPAGLRIFVPLVEEVEPTEKLEGLPNLTIEMKNTVEE, encoded by the coding sequence ATGAATCGTTCCGCCTGTCTCATTTTCAATCCTGTTGCGGGTCAGGGCGACCCAGATATAGAACTAGCAGAAATTCGGTCAATATTAGAGCCAGATATTGACCTAGATATTTATCTCACAACTAAAGAAATCGACGCTGACCAACTGGCCTATGCAGCTGTAGAACGAGGGGTAGATGCAATCATTGCTTCGGGGGGAGATGGTACTCTCTCAGCAGCAGCGGCGGCCGTAGTTGGTACTGACATCCCATTTGGGATCATTTCCAGAGGCACAGCTAACGCTTTTGCCACAGCTTTAGGAATTCCTGACACGATCGCAGATGCCTGTAAAACAATTGTGGAAGGAGGAACCCGCCTTGTAGACGTAGCTTATTGCAACGATCAGCCAATGGTACTGTTAGTAGGTATTGGCTTTGAAGCTGAAACTGTAGAATTGGCAGACCGAGACTCCAAGAATCGCTTTGGGATGATGGCCTACGTCTTGGCAGGAATCCAACAATTAAGAAACTTACATAACTTTGATGTTGAAATTGAAACTGAAGATAGGATAATTAAAACTAGTGCCTGTGCAGTAACGGTAGCAAATGCCGCGCCTCCCACTTCAGTTTTGGCTCAAGGCCCAGCAGGTCTAATTTATGATGATGGGTTACTAGATTTAACAATTGTTGCTCCAGCTAACAAAGCAGGAGCGATCGCGGCGACATTTCATCTATTTCAAACGGCTTCTACAGGTAACGCTACAGAACGGAATGATATTGGCTTCCTGCGAGCTAAACAGTTTAAAATTACGACTGAGCCACCACAAAAGGTTGTTCTAGATGGTGAAATCGTAGGCACAACACCAGTAGAAATAAAGTGTGTCCCGGCAGGCTTGCGAATTTTTGTGCCATTAGTAGAAGAAGTTGAGCCTACGGAAAAACTAGAGGGACTCCCTAATCTGACTATTGAAATGAAAAACACAGTAGAGGAGTGA
- the crtR gene encoding beta-carotene hydroxylase, with product MTSLDPNFFDIPDKSLIIINPAVDDYKKLNGNNLEVIFKDVVNTEVKTVTSEAHKLLKIPPKELLAPPGDFNPTLLLFCASVTVLVLSNCGYWLWQWPDWLCFSFNTIALHCAGTVIHDACHQSAHRNRVINAMLGHGSALMLGFVFPVFTRVHLQHHAHVNHPKDDPDHFVSTGGPLWLIAFRFLSHEVFFFRRRLWRKYELLEWFISRSIVIAIVYISIQYHFLMYVLNFWVVPSGIVGLILGLFFDYLPHRPFVERDRWKNARVYPSPILNILILGQNYHLIHHLWTNIPWYKYQSTYYVMKPLLDEKGCYQSSGLLQKKDFLEFIYDIFVGIRFNHHKTKNQDESQSQK from the coding sequence ATGACCTCTTTAGATCCTAATTTTTTTGACATCCCTGACAAAAGCCTAATCATCATCAACCCAGCCGTTGATGACTATAAAAAACTAAATGGCAACAACTTGGAAGTCATCTTTAAAGACGTAGTAAATACAGAAGTAAAAACGGTAACTTCAGAAGCACATAAGCTGCTGAAAATTCCACCTAAAGAATTGTTAGCGCCTCCTGGTGATTTCAATCCAACGCTACTACTGTTTTGTGCATCGGTGACGGTGCTAGTTTTATCTAACTGTGGTTACTGGCTTTGGCAATGGCCAGACTGGCTGTGCTTTAGCTTTAACACTATTGCCTTGCATTGTGCTGGCACAGTAATTCATGATGCTTGTCACCAATCTGCCCACCGCAATCGAGTAATTAATGCCATGCTAGGGCATGGTAGCGCCCTGATGCTAGGGTTTGTTTTCCCAGTGTTTACGCGAGTACATTTGCAGCATCATGCTCATGTCAACCATCCCAAAGATGACCCAGATCATTTTGTTTCTACAGGTGGGCCGCTGTGGCTAATTGCATTTCGATTCTTATCCCACGAGGTGTTTTTCTTTCGACGGCGACTGTGGCGCAAATATGAGCTATTGGAATGGTTTATTAGCCGCTCAATCGTTATTGCAATTGTTTATATCTCAATTCAATATCATTTTTTAATGTACGTTCTCAATTTTTGGGTTGTGCCTTCTGGTATTGTGGGATTAATACTGGGCCTATTTTTTGATTATTTACCCCATCGTCCCTTTGTTGAACGCGATCGCTGGAAAAATGCTCGTGTATACCCTAGCCCAATTCTTAATATCCTGATTTTAGGACAGAACTACCATTTAATTCATCATTTATGGACTAATATTCCCTGGTATAAATATCAGTCTACATATTACGTGATGAAGCCTTTGTTAGATGAAAAAGGCTGTTATCAAAGTTCAGGATTACTACAAAAGAAAGACTTTTTGGAGTTTATTTACGATATCTTTGTAGGGATTCGGTTTAATCATCATAAAACTAAAAATCAAGACGAATCACAAAGTCAGAAATAA
- a CDS encoding PAS domain S-box protein produces MNLAPIGVGFSIIALAVIYYFLNLEVTKRQRAEVILRQQTERERLVNQIAHHIRESLELEEVLTTTVADVREFLQADRVLIYRLWEDGTGSAMTETVLPEYIKILGETFPQEVFPREYHQAYSLGKTRAIANVEQADVEPCLADFVKQFGVKAKLVVPILQENREADKQRDSKTPASTPYLWGLLIAHQCDRTRIWESWEVELMKQLATQVAIAIQQSELYKQLQTLNAELEHRVEQRTQELAKANVSLRAEIAERQRTQAALQALITASPRAIFTLDLEGNVKIWNPAAERMFGWTEAEVMDLPNPIFLDDQLEEYNTLQQSILQGTTYTRVELRRFKKDGTAIDIIFSAAPLHDRDDSINGMVAVIADITHQKKQEEQVRLLQSVVVNTNDAVVITEAQPIDEPGPQIIYVNEAFTRITGYSLGEVLGKTPRILQGAKTSQTEMDKVWTALSRWESVTVQVINYRKDGSEFWNEFSVFPVADETGWYTHWISVQRDITERKQAEQALRQSEERFRSLIENALDIVKILDVDGSIRYESPSVEKVLGYPAAELIGKNLLDYIHQDDFANTHHSFTHAIQSSEVTTPIEFRCRHKDGSWRMLEAISQKFLDNTADTRIIVNCRDITERKRLDEIRMALERERELSALKTRFFSMASHEFRTPLSTALAAAQLLENCQDEWDNSSKRLRNLQRIQLSVKNMVQILDDILTINRAETGKLEFNPKLLDLEGFCGYFVEEMRLSTDERHTLGFICQGKAVPARVDERLLRSILSNLLLNAIKYSPHGGNVHLSLEFKSDTVILQVQDQGIGIPLADQQQLFEPFHRGKNVRSIPGTGLGLVVVKKCVDLHQGHINITTQVGIGTTCAVTLPLEGKSN; encoded by the coding sequence ATGAATCTCGCCCCCATCGGTGTTGGCTTTAGCATTATTGCATTGGCGGTAATTTACTATTTTCTCAATCTAGAAGTAACTAAACGGCAACGGGCAGAAGTGATACTGCGGCAACAAACTGAGCGGGAACGCCTGGTAAACCAGATTGCTCATCATATCCGTGAATCTTTGGAGTTAGAGGAAGTTCTTACTACCACTGTTGCAGACGTGCGCGAGTTTCTCCAAGCAGATAGGGTGCTAATTTATCGCCTCTGGGAAGATGGTACAGGCAGCGCAATGACTGAAACAGTTTTACCTGAATATATAAAAATTTTAGGGGAAACTTTTCCACAAGAAGTGTTTCCTAGAGAGTATCATCAAGCTTATTCATTAGGAAAAACCCGCGCGATCGCAAACGTTGAACAAGCAGATGTCGAACCATGTTTGGCAGACTTCGTGAAACAGTTCGGTGTTAAAGCCAAGTTGGTAGTGCCAATTTTACAAGAAAATCGGGAAGCGGATAAACAACGAGATAGCAAGACACCTGCTTCTACCCCTTATCTTTGGGGCTTATTGATTGCCCATCAGTGCGATCGCACCCGCATCTGGGAATCTTGGGAAGTTGAGTTAATGAAGCAACTTGCAACCCAGGTAGCGATCGCTATCCAACAGTCAGAACTTTACAAACAGCTACAAACACTCAACGCTGAATTAGAACACCGCGTTGAACAGCGGACTCAAGAATTAGCTAAAGCCAATGTCTCCCTCCGAGCAGAAATTGCCGAACGTCAGCGCACCCAAGCCGCGCTGCAAGCTCTAATTACTGCCTCTCCTCGCGCCATTTTCACACTTGATTTAGAAGGGAATGTGAAAATCTGGAATCCTGCTGCTGAACGGATGTTTGGCTGGACAGAGGCGGAGGTAATGGACCTTCCTAACCCAATTTTTTTAGACGATCAATTAGAGGAATATAATACTCTGCAACAAAGTATCTTACAAGGAACAACGTATACCAGAGTAGAATTGCGCCGTTTTAAAAAAGATGGCACTGCGATCGATATAATTTTCTCCGCCGCTCCATTACATGATCGCGACGATAGTATCAATGGCATGGTAGCAGTGATTGCTGATATCACACACCAAAAGAAGCAGGAAGAACAGGTAAGATTGCTGCAATCTGTAGTTGTAAATACCAATGATGCTGTAGTGATCACTGAAGCGCAACCCATTGACGAACCTGGGCCACAGATTATTTATGTTAACGAAGCATTCACCCGAATCACAGGTTACAGCCTGGGAGAAGTTTTAGGTAAAACGCCCCGTATTCTTCAAGGAGCGAAAACAAGTCAAACTGAAATGGATAAAGTCTGGACTGCGCTTTCTCGTTGGGAATCAGTCACCGTTCAGGTAATTAACTACCGCAAAGATGGGTCTGAATTCTGGAATGAATTTAGCGTTTTCCCCGTAGCCGATGAAACTGGCTGGTATACCCACTGGATATCAGTACAACGTGACATTACCGAGCGCAAACAAGCTGAACAGGCGCTACGCCAGAGCGAGGAACGCTTCCGCTCATTGATTGAAAATGCTTTAGATATTGTCAAAATTCTCGATGTAGATGGTTCTATTCGTTACGAAAGCCCATCAGTTGAAAAGGTTTTGGGTTATCCAGCCGCAGAACTAATTGGCAAAAACTTATTAGATTACATTCACCAGGATGATTTTGCTAATACTCACCATAGCTTTACTCATGCTATTCAAAGTTCCGAAGTTACTACCCCAATCGAGTTTCGTTGTCGGCACAAAGATGGCTCGTGGCGGATGCTAGAAGCTATTAGCCAGAAATTTCTAGATAATACAGCAGACACTAGAATTATAGTTAACTGTCGCGATATTACAGAACGCAAGCGGTTAGATGAAATTCGCATGGCCTTAGAACGAGAGAGAGAACTGAGCGCCCTGAAAACACGTTTTTTCTCAATGGCATCTCACGAATTTCGCACTCCTCTGAGTACTGCCTTAGCAGCGGCTCAATTGCTAGAAAACTGTCAGGATGAATGGGATAACTCTTCTAAACGATTGAGGAACTTGCAGCGAATTCAACTCTCTGTCAAAAATATGGTTCAGATATTAGACGATATTTTGACCATCAATCGAGCCGAAACCGGAAAACTAGAATTTAATCCCAAACTCCTAGATTTAGAAGGATTCTGCGGTTATTTTGTGGAAGAAATGCGCTTAAGTACAGACGAAAGGCACACACTTGGTTTTATTTGCCAAGGAAAAGCTGTTCCGGCTAGGGTGGATGAAAGGTTGTTGCGTTCTATTCTGTCTAATTTGCTGCTAAATGCGATTAAATATTCTCCTCATGGAGGGAATGTGCATCTTAGTCTGGAGTTTAAATCAGATACGGTGATTCTCCAAGTTCAAGATCAGGGTATTGGAATTCCGCTAGCAGATCAACAGCAGTTGTTTGAGCCGTTTCATCGTGGCAAGAATGTCAGAAGTATTCCTGGTACAGGATTAGGATTGGTAGTGGTGAAAAAGTGTGTAGATTTACACCAAGGTCATATTAACATCACCACTCAAGTAGGAATTGGTACAACTTGTGCGGTCACTCTCCCATTAGAAGGTAAGTCTAATTAG
- a CDS encoding response regulator transcription factor: MRILLVEDDVRLAETLAEALTDQRYVVDVVTDGEAGWNQAKMLDYDLLLLDVMLPELDGISLCHRLRSHSYTMPVLMLTARDTVSDKITGLDAGADDYVVKPVDLQELFARIRALLRRGNVSSPPILEWGNLHLNPSTYEVSYGNNMLHLTPKEYGILELLLRNGRRVLSRSVIIEHIWSLESPPEEHAVKVHLRSLRQKLKAAGAFEDFIETVHGVGYRLKQLD, from the coding sequence ATGCGAATTCTCTTAGTTGAGGATGATGTACGCCTTGCCGAAACTTTAGCAGAAGCCCTTACAGACCAGCGTTATGTGGTTGATGTGGTGACAGATGGTGAGGCGGGATGGAATCAAGCCAAAATGCTGGATTATGATTTGCTGCTGCTGGATGTGATGTTACCAGAACTCGATGGAATTAGTTTATGTCATCGGTTGCGATCGCACAGCTACACTATGCCTGTTCTCATGCTTACTGCTCGTGACACCGTTAGCGATAAAATCACCGGACTCGATGCAGGTGCAGATGATTATGTCGTTAAACCGGTGGATTTGCAAGAACTATTTGCACGAATTCGCGCCTTGCTTCGTCGGGGTAATGTTTCATCGCCGCCGATTTTGGAATGGGGCAATCTGCATCTCAACCCCAGTACTTATGAAGTGAGCTACGGTAATAATATGCTACATTTAACACCGAAAGAGTACGGAATATTAGAGCTATTACTGCGAAATGGTCGTCGTGTCCTGAGTCGCAGCGTGATTATTGAACATATTTGGTCGCTAGAGTCTCCTCCAGAAGAACACGCTGTGAAAGTTCATCTTAGAAGCCTGCGTCAAAAGCTTAAAGCCGCCGGAGCTTTTGAAGATTTTATTGAAACAGTTCACGGTGTAGGCTACCGTCTTAAACAACTCGATTAA
- the hemC gene encoding hydroxymethylbilane synthase has protein sequence MTSVVSSPPRTIRIGSRKSQLALVQTYWVQEQLQKSFPDITFEVHTMSTQGDKILDVALAKIGDKGLFTKELELGMLNQEIDFAVHSLKDLPTNLPEGLMLAAITERENPADALVVHEKHKDKQIDTLPEGAVIGTSSLRRLAQLRHHFPHFTFKDVRGNLITRLAKLDAGEYDALILAAAGLERLGMSDRVHQVIPKEISLHAVGQGALGIECRADDSELLSLLKAIEHPETRDRCLAERSFLRSLEGGCQVPIGVNTEISGDNLTLTGIVASVDGQKLVKDTVTGIANNAEALGTELAEVLRQQGAQEILEEIFAVIQRGS, from the coding sequence ATGACTTCAGTTGTTTCTAGTCCCCCACGCACTATTCGGATTGGTTCACGCAAAAGCCAACTTGCTCTGGTTCAGACCTACTGGGTACAAGAGCAACTCCAGAAAAGCTTTCCTGATATCACTTTTGAAGTCCACACCATGTCTACCCAAGGCGATAAAATCTTGGATGTAGCATTAGCTAAGATTGGCGATAAAGGACTTTTTACTAAAGAACTTGAACTCGGAATGCTCAATCAGGAGATTGACTTTGCAGTTCATTCTCTCAAGGATCTGCCGACTAACTTACCTGAAGGGTTAATGCTGGCAGCAATTACTGAACGGGAAAATCCAGCAGATGCATTAGTGGTGCATGAAAAGCATAAAGATAAACAAATTGATACGTTGCCAGAAGGTGCGGTAATTGGTACATCTTCTCTGAGACGTTTAGCACAGTTACGCCACCATTTCCCCCACTTTACTTTTAAGGATGTCCGGGGAAATTTGATTACACGGTTGGCAAAACTGGATGCAGGCGAGTACGACGCCCTGATTTTGGCAGCAGCAGGATTAGAAAGATTGGGAATGAGCGATCGCGTTCATCAAGTTATCCCCAAAGAAATCTCACTCCACGCCGTTGGACAAGGTGCTTTAGGGATAGAATGCCGTGCTGATGATAGTGAATTGCTATCTCTACTCAAAGCCATCGAACATCCCGAAACACGCGATCGCTGTCTCGCTGAACGATCTTTTCTACGCTCATTAGAGGGCGGCTGTCAAGTACCTATCGGTGTAAATACAGAAATATCTGGTGATAACTTGACCTTAACGGGCATAGTCGCCAGTGTAGATGGTCAAAAGCTGGTAAAAGATACCGTCACTGGCATTGCCAACAATGCCGAAGCACTAGGCACAGAACTAGCAGAAGTGTTGCGGCAACAGGGAGCGCAAGAAATTCTAGAAGAAATTTTTGCGGTGATTCAGCGCGGTTCCTAA
- a CDS encoding metallophosphoesterase family protein, whose product MKLVSDPAIAKKIRKMNQRVRWQDPLIVERNIDQTRLVLEDGQTDNPEFSFLVVGDSGSGKHRGHNPQRQVAELMLPHHNESRFMLHTGDVIYLVGSSEYYQQNFIQPYREFILGGEHPKRVAYDQMVFKLPILPVPGNHDYYNLPILLSFASLTTLPLRRLLRSRLDLDVGLHGSGTGDAYARAFLDYLKAFQLPGELNDHLDQYYTAKTDTGRCISYQPGQFTRLPNRYYTFRYGGIDFFALDSNTFNDPPPLPKTKEGDANRRLLEKRREDFEQEKLEIVEISAKLRPENPSEADQLDDFHAKLSQIEEIIVDIDKQLATNKTTLTDTEQLDWLKQRLIESWNNSEVRGRVIYFHHPPYVTEATKWQQAQTLIIRDRLREVLNAVAKEIGSLNQGRPLVDLVINGHAHCLEHLETMDTGHADSHIHWIVCGGSGFSLRRQRIEGADLIEDNRLVARSHLFIGRNGQGSQKRRPYSGLRIDVKGDGQPKFIVRPLVAEWHQRQWHNRELEPLII is encoded by the coding sequence TTGAAACTTGTATCTGATCCAGCGATCGCTAAAAAAATTCGCAAAATGAATCAGCGGGTACGGTGGCAAGATCCGTTGATCGTGGAACGGAACATCGACCAAACTCGGCTAGTGTTGGAGGATGGTCAAACAGACAATCCTGAATTCTCATTTTTAGTTGTAGGTGACAGTGGTTCCGGTAAACACCGGGGACACAATCCCCAGCGACAGGTAGCTGAACTCATGTTGCCTCATCACAACGAATCCCGCTTTATGCTGCATACCGGGGATGTGATCTATTTGGTGGGGTCGAGTGAATACTACCAGCAGAACTTCATCCAACCTTACCGAGAGTTTATCTTGGGCGGAGAGCATCCTAAACGGGTTGCTTATGACCAGATGGTTTTTAAGCTGCCCATTTTACCTGTACCGGGAAATCACGATTACTATAACTTGCCGATTCTATTAAGCTTTGCGTCCTTAACAACATTACCCCTTCGTCGCCTATTGCGATCGCGCTTAGACCTAGATGTGGGCTTACATGGCTCAGGAACCGGTGACGCCTACGCACGGGCATTTCTCGATTATCTGAAGGCGTTTCAGCTTCCGGGAGAGTTAAATGATCATTTAGATCAGTACTACACAGCCAAGACAGATACAGGTCGTTGTATTTCATATCAACCTGGACAATTTACCCGTCTTCCCAATCGTTACTACACTTTTCGCTATGGCGGTATTGATTTCTTTGCCTTGGATTCTAATACATTTAACGATCCACCACCGCTGCCTAAAACCAAAGAAGGTGACGCCAATCGTAGACTCTTAGAAAAACGCCGTGAAGATTTTGAGCAAGAAAAGCTGGAAATAGTTGAAATCTCAGCCAAGCTTCGACCCGAAAACCCCAGCGAAGCCGATCAATTAGACGACTTCCACGCCAAACTGTCACAAATTGAAGAAATTATTGTTGATATCGATAAGCAACTAGCGACTAATAAAACAACGCTGACTGATACTGAACAATTGGATTGGCTCAAGCAAAGATTAATTGAATCTTGGAATAATAGTGAAGTTAGGGGAAGGGTGATTTATTTCCATCATCCTCCCTATGTAACAGAGGCGACGAAGTGGCAACAAGCACAAACTCTGATTATTCGCGATCGCCTGCGTGAGGTACTGAATGCAGTAGCTAAAGAAATCGGTTCTTTAAATCAGGGGCGTCCTTTGGTCGATTTAGTAATAAACGGTCACGCACACTGCTTAGAACACCTGGAGACAATGGATACAGGACACGCTGATTCTCATATCCACTGGATTGTTTGTGGTGGGAGTGGGTTTAGTTTGCGACGCCAGCGGATTGAGGGAGCAGATTTGATAGAGGACAATAGATTAGTGGCGCGATCGCATCTGTTCATCGGTCGCAACGGTCAAGGTTCTCAGAAACGGCGACCTTATTCAGGTTTACGTATTGACGTTAAAGGCGATGGACAGCCTAAGTTTATTGTCCGTCCTTTGGTTGCCGAATGGCATCAGCGGCAATGGCATAATCGTGAACTTGAGCCACTAATCATTTAA
- a CDS encoding lysozyme inhibitor LprI family protein, giving the protein MRQLLLVLASMLTLSSLDTTTVTLAGTTPDLSEILLVQKLNCNNPQTQTAINECTKLSYQNSDKKLNQAYQKLVSTLEKPRKQKLIAAQLAWIKFRDTNCEFERSRYEGGSIAPTIYFGCLENTTKLRTQELQEYLKPDP; this is encoded by the coding sequence ATGCGTCAGTTATTATTAGTTTTGGCGAGTATGTTAACTCTCAGCAGTTTAGATACTACCACTGTGACATTAGCAGGCACAACGCCTGATTTATCTGAGATCCTTTTAGTTCAAAAGCTCAACTGTAATAATCCTCAAACTCAAACAGCAATTAATGAATGTACGAAGTTGTCTTATCAGAATTCAGATAAAAAACTGAATCAAGCTTATCAAAAATTGGTATCTACATTAGAAAAGCCGAGAAAACAGAAATTAATTGCTGCACAGTTAGCGTGGATAAAGTTTCGAGATACCAATTGTGAGTTTGAGAGAAGCAGATATGAGGGCGGAAGTATTGCCCCTACTATTTATTTTGGTTGTCTAGAAAATACTACAAAACTGCGTACTCAAGAATTGCAAGAATATCTGAAGCCTGACCCTTAA
- a CDS encoding NAD(P)H-quinone oxidoreductase subunit H → MGRIETKTEPMVINFGPHHPSMHGCFRIVVTLDGEDVMDCEPVIGYLHRGMEKIAENRTNIMYVPYVSRWDYYGGMFNEAVTVNAVEKLANVSIPKRASYIRVIMLELARIVNHLLWLGPFVGDTGAQTPIFYTLRDREMILDLFEAATGYRMVNNNYFRIGGVAVDLPYGWVNKCEEFCNYFAPKIDEYERLITNNPIFRRRVEGVGVLSREDAINWGISGPMLRASGVKWDLRKVDHYECYDDFNWEIQWDTAGDCFARYIVRIGEMRESVKIIQQALKGLPGGAYENLEAQRLVAGYKSEWNGFDYQFIAKKVAPTFKIPEGENYVRVESGRGELGIYIIGDDRIFPWRWKIRPADFNNLQVLPQLIKGQKVADIFVILGSIDVVMGSVDR, encoded by the coding sequence ATGGGCAGAATTGAAACCAAGACTGAGCCAATGGTGATTAACTTTGGCCCCCATCATCCTTCTATGCATGGGTGCTTTCGGATTGTTGTCACCTTGGATGGCGAAGATGTGATGGACTGTGAACCTGTCATCGGCTACCTGCACCGAGGTATGGAAAAGATTGCTGAAAACCGTACCAATATTATGTATGTACCTTACGTGAGCCGATGGGACTACTATGGCGGGATGTTTAATGAAGCTGTGACGGTAAATGCTGTCGAGAAACTGGCAAATGTTTCTATCCCCAAACGTGCTAGCTATATTCGGGTAATCATGCTGGAGTTAGCCAGAATTGTCAACCATTTGCTGTGGTTGGGGCCTTTTGTGGGAGATACTGGCGCACAAACTCCCATATTTTACACTTTGCGCGATCGCGAAATGATTCTCGATTTGTTTGAAGCTGCTACAGGCTACCGAATGGTCAACAATAATTATTTTCGCATCGGCGGTGTTGCTGTTGACCTTCCTTACGGCTGGGTGAATAAATGCGAAGAATTTTGTAACTACTTTGCACCAAAGATTGATGAGTATGAAAGACTAATTACCAATAATCCCATTTTTCGCCGCCGAGTTGAGGGTGTAGGTGTTTTAAGTCGCGAAGATGCGATTAATTGGGGAATTTCTGGCCCGATGTTACGCGCTTCTGGGGTGAAGTGGGATTTACGAAAGGTTGACCACTACGAATGCTATGACGATTTTAACTGGGAAATACAATGGGATACAGCAGGAGATTGTTTTGCCAGGTATATCGTCAGAATTGGAGAAATGCGTGAGTCAGTCAAGATTATTCAACAAGCACTTAAGGGATTACCTGGTGGTGCATACGAAAATTTAGAAGCTCAACGTCTGGTAGCAGGTTATAAATCTGAGTGGAACGGGTTTGATTACCAATTCATTGCCAAAAAAGTTGCACCCACATTTAAAATTCCTGAAGGTGAAAATTATGTCCGTGTAGAGTCAGGAAGAGGAGAATTAGGAATCTATATTATTGGAGACGATCGCATTTTCCCTTGGCGTTGGAAAATTCGTCCAGCCGATTTCAATAATTTACAAGTTTTACCTCAGTTAATCAAAGGTCAAAAAGTAGCAGATATTTTCGTCATCTTGGGAAGTATTGATGTTGTGATGGGATCGGTAGATCGGTGA